In Brachyspira hampsonii, the following are encoded in one genomic region:
- a CDS encoding AAA family ATPase yields the protein MKLFCIISDKSHVGKTYISSHIVSSLKMLNKTVCYYKPFVMEIRDNKLFDPEYIKNTTYLKASEIFVSYATNGNISPLHSINTKIDERDITDLIDENNNIYDYMVFESLSLYLPIKENYNFMDLILDIEKENKIHIIPVIEYDYNVIHSSLEQVELFHTRGFKIPFIIINVKKDVFVSANVIKYISTQIEPIKVHITEFDNEAGISKINDIKYPDIIKDLF from the coding sequence ATGAAGCTGTTTTGTATTATATCTGATAAAAGTCATGTCGGTAAGACTTATATTTCTTCTCATATAGTATCATCTTTAAAGATGCTCAATAAAACTGTATGCTATTATAAACCTTTTGTGATGGAAATACGGGATAATAAATTATTTGATCCTGAATATATAAAAAATACAACATATCTAAAAGCTTCAGAAATATTTGTATCGTATGCTACCAATGGAAATATTTCTCCTCTTCATAGTATTAATACAAAAATAGATGAAAGAGATATTACAGATCTTATAGATGAAAATAATAATATTTACGATTATATGGTATTTGAATCATTATCTTTATATTTACCTATAAAAGAAAATTATAATTTTATGGATTTGATACTTGATATAGAAAAAGAAAATAAAATTCATATAATACCTGTTATAGAATATGATTATAATGTTATACATTCATCTTTAGAGCAGGTGGAATTATTTCATACTAGAGGATTTAAAATACCATTTATCATTATTAATGTTAAAAAAGATGTATTTGTGTCAGCTAATGTTATAAAATATATATCAACTCAAATAGAGCCTATCAAAGTACATATAACTGAATTTGATAATGAAGCAGGAATATCAAAAATTAATGATATTAAGTATCCTGATATAATTAAAGATTTATTTTAA